The Periplaneta americana isolate PAMFEO1 chromosome 2, P.americana_PAMFEO1_priV1, whole genome shotgun sequence genome has a window encoding:
- the LOC138714679 gene encoding lopap-like, whose amino-acid sequence MYAKLVVALLLCWCGAGIVESSLTACPRMTSLSELNVTGILGTWYEIYHFKNELEDVNETCSSDTLSLTPEGLIRTDEYDFNVTAGVYQHEAHLLTLSDTNKLTMNITVEGYLFRANLWILGTDYNHYIVRWACFDTDNTITAISSISSRQKTLDEDALHEIDAILSRIGVNRSQFELEVQTNCPDPAQDNTINV is encoded by the exons ATGTACGCGAAATTGGTGGTGGCTCTGCTGTTGTGTTGGTGCGGTGCAGGGATAGTTGAATCTAGTTTGACAGCATGCCCACGTATGACATCTCTATCTGAATTGAACGTAACAGGA ATTCTGGGTACATGGTACGAAATATATCACTTCAAAAATGAACTTGAAGATGTCAATGAAACTTGTTCATCTGATACTCTCTCCCTTACTCCTGAGGGCCTCATTAGAACAGATGAATATGACTTCAATGTCAC tgCAGGAGTTTATCAACACGAAGCTCACTTATTAACTCTGTCAGACACAAATAAGCTGACTATGAACATCACTGTTGAGGGAT ACTTGTTTCGAGCAAATTTATGGATCCTGGGAACTGACTACAATCACTACATAGTGAGGTGGGCATGCTTTGATACGGATAATACAATTACTG CCATCTCCAGCATTTCGAGCCGACAGAAGACATTAGATGAAGATGCCCTGCACGAGATAGATGCGATTCTTTCAAGAATAGGAGTGAATCGAAGTCAGTTCGAGCTGGAGGTGCAGACAAATTGTCCTGATCCTGCCCAAGACAACACAATAAATGTGTGA